Genomic window (Dyadobacter fanqingshengii):
CAGAAATACATCATGTTACCGATCAATAACTGGGATAGTCCATACCAAAAAGTAAACCTTGGTGGATTGACATGCGATTCGCAGGATTTCTATAACAGCGAAATGCACAGCGCCGACTTGTATATGCCGATTTTTGAAGAAGATTCGGAAAAACAGTACATTGGTTTCTTCCACACGGGGGCTTACCAGGAGTCTTTGGGCGGTTATGGCGGCATTCAGCATTGTCTGATTCCTGCACCAAAACATGTTTTGGTAGACAAGGATGAAGACGGAAAGATCATTACACGTGTTTTCGCCGAAGAGCAGAACAGCGATTCAATGCTTAAAATCTTAGGTTTCAAAGAAGAATCGTTTGTTGTTCCTGAAAAGAATGTCGGAACGGAAATGCAGCCAATAGAAGAAGAGGAAGAATTGGTAGAAACAAAAATCTGACCAATGATATAAAGTTCTTTGAATGAGTTCGTTATTAGTCAAGCTAAAACGCTCATTCAAAGAATTATTTTTTATATTTTTGCGGTGACAAATATTTATACGAACAGGAAAATGAAAAAGACATTACTTCTCCTTGCTATTTGCGGCTCGCTAGCATTTGCATCTTGCACCAAACATGCTTGCCCTGCTTACGGTTCTACGCAAAAAGTAACTTTGCCAGCGCCTGCTCAAAGAGTCTGAAATTTACCTTCAAGGATTATTTTAGCTGCCTCGAACAAACTGACCGCAGCAAAATCGCCTGTTGATTTTACTGTTTCCGGAACAATCTGAATTGTTCTTACCCCCGCATTTCTTCCAGCTTCCATATCCCGGTCCCGATCGCCGATCATCCAGGACTGCTCCACATCTATATTATATTTTGCAATCGCCTTTTCGAGCATTAGCGAGCCGGGTTTCCTGGAAAGCGAAACGCCCGAGACATTGGGATGATAGGGTGAAAAATAAAGGTCGTCCAATGCATTGCCGGACGCCTGCTGCATGGCTTCGTGAATAGCGTAAACGTTGTCAGCATTATAAAGCCCCTTTGCAATGCCAGCCTGATTCGTAATGACAACCAGCAGATAACCAGCCTCTTTAAGGGCTTTAAGCGCTTCCACAACGCCTTCGGGAATCACGAGTTTTTCCAGATCGTACAAATAATCCGGGCAATCCTCATTCAGCACTCCATCGCGGTCGAGGAAGATGCATTTTGTTTTAGGTAAAGACATAAAAAGGAGTGACTAGGAAGAAAATTCTTTAACGGATTCGATGAAACAACGCACTTTATCAGGATCTGTGTCAGGATAGACGCCGTGACCTAAATTCGCGATATAGCGTTGTGTGCCAAATTGCTGCACCATACTTTTCACCTCTTTCCTGATCTGATCATATGAAGCGTATAGCACGCAAGGGTCAAGATTTCCTTGTAATGTTTTGTTAGGAATTAACTCACGTGATTCTGCAATGTCCATATTCCAATCAAGCCCAACAACCGAACAATTAAGCTCCGAAATGGCCTTGCGCGCGAAGAATGCGCCTTTGGCAAAAACGGTAACGGGCGCTTCCGAAATGGCATCGCAGATCTGTTTGATATATGGCAAAGAAAACGTGTTGTACTGCTCAGGCGATAATATCCCGGCCCATGAATCGAAGATCTGAACCAGATTTGCACCTGCTGCAATCTGCGCTTTTAAGTAAGCAATAGTGCTATCCGTTATTTTTTGAAGCAGTAAATGCGAGAATTCGGGATCGGCGTAAAGATGCTTTTTTGCCACTGAGAATGTCTTCGAACCTTTGCCTTCCGTCATGTAACAGAATATCGTAAATGGCGCTCCGGCAAAACCGATTAATGGCACGCGGCCTGCCAAACCGTCTTTTGTTAGCTTAATGGCATCCAGCACATATTTCAAATCCGTTTCCGGTTCTGCAATGTGCAGTTTTTCAAGATCTTGAATGGTGTGGACTGTGGCAGGAAAAACGGGTCCGCGCTGCTCGGCCATTTCGTATGGCAAGCCCATTGCTTCGGGTATAACCAGAATGTCGGAAAATATAATGGCCGCATCAACACCCAATAGATCAACGGGTTGCAAGGTAACTTCGGCAGCCATTTCAGGCGTTGTTGCCAACTTGATAAAGCTTCCGGCCTTCTCGCGAACGGCCCTGTATTCAGCCAAAATCCGGCCAGCCTGCCGCATCATCCAAACCGGCGTACGCTCTGTTTTTTCACCACGCGCCGCACGGAGCAAAAGATCATTTTTCAATTCCATGCGGCAAAGTTAGGCAGAAACTGCATATCAAAACCTAAAATTCACCCCGACCAGAAAATTCCTGCCGGCTTGCGGGAAGTAAAAATTCTCTTGCGTCAAAGCGCCTCCGGCGAAATAGCCGTACGTGTATCCATTGGATTCGTATTTCTCATCGAGCACATTGTTGACCAGTAAATTGATGGAAACTTCTCTCATCCAGCTCGGTCTGATGGTCCAGGAAAGGCGCACGTCGTTTGTAAAATAGGCGTCGAGTTTTCGCGTTTCGGAAGACGTGTTGTCCAGATATTGCTTGCCGACATATTTGCTAAGCAGCGCCAATTCCAGATCTTTTCTCAGGATGTAAGTCAGCTGACTTCCTGCAATCGCATTAGGCGAGAATGAAATGTCCGACTTGCCGTGGTTGACCGTGTTGTAATCGCCCGTGTCGTAGTTGATGACATATTCCGTAAAATCCCGGATCTTATTCTGGCTGAAAGTCGCATTAACGTTCCATTTCAAAGATTTACTAAAAGCAATTGCGCCTTCCAGCTCGACACCGGTGCGATAACTTTTCGGAACATTTACGCGAATTGAATTTCCCACATCATTGATTTGCCCTGTCAAAACCAGCTGATTTTTATAGCTCATCAAATAATAATTCGCCGAGAAAGCCCATATGCCGCGTTGTGTCCGAAAGCCAGCCTCGACATTTTGCAATTGTTCACTTTTTGGAAATAGCCCCGCGGTCGACGAGGTAAAATCATCCCTGTTTGGCTCGCGATTTCCCACACTGTAAGATGCATAAACCGAGCTTTGATCTGCCAATTGATAGGTTAACCCTGCTTTTGGATTAAAAAACGAGTAAGATTCGTCAAATGCAAGTGCAACCTGATCATTATCAGTGCCCTGGATGTTATGATTTACAGTTCTGAATTGCAAATCGACGAATGCATTCAGCTTCGGAGTCAGCTGA
Coding sequences:
- a CDS encoding D-glycero-alpha-D-manno-heptose-1,7-bisphosphate 7-phosphatase; this translates as MSLPKTKCIFLDRDGVLNEDCPDYLYDLEKLVIPEGVVEALKALKEAGYLLVVITNQAGIAKGLYNADNVYAIHEAMQQASGNALDDLYFSPYHPNVSGVSLSRKPGSLMLEKAIAKYNIDVEQSWMIGDRDRDMEAGRNAGVRTIQIVPETVKSTGDFAAVSLFEAAKIILEGKFQTL
- the hemE gene encoding uroporphyrinogen decarboxylase, with translation MELKNDLLLRAARGEKTERTPVWMMRQAGRILAEYRAVREKAGSFIKLATTPEMAAEVTLQPVDLLGVDAAIIFSDILVIPEAMGLPYEMAEQRGPVFPATVHTIQDLEKLHIAEPETDLKYVLDAIKLTKDGLAGRVPLIGFAGAPFTIFCYMTEGKGSKTFSVAKKHLYADPEFSHLLLQKITDSTIAYLKAQIAAGANLVQIFDSWAGILSPEQYNTFSLPYIKQICDAISEAPVTVFAKGAFFARKAISELNCSVVGLDWNMDIAESRELIPNKTLQGNLDPCVLYASYDQIRKEVKSMVQQFGTQRYIANLGHGVYPDTDPDKVRCFIESVKEFSS